A window of Micromonospora sp. WMMC415 genomic DNA:
TGGATCTCCTGGACCCCGTTCGTCGGCGCCTTCATCGCCCGCATCTCCCGGGGCCGCACCATCCGCCAGTTCGTGCTCGGTGTGGTGGCCATCCCGAGCCTGGTCAGCTTCGTCTGGTTCTCGGTGTTCGGCGGGACCGCCATCGACCTGCAGCTCGGCGGCACCGACCTGTCAGCCGCGGTGGCGGAGAGCCCGGAGGCCGCGCTCTTCGCGGTCCTGCGCGAGTTCCCGCTCTTCACCGTCACCGCCATCCTGGTGATGGTGCTGGTGGCGCTCTTCTTCGTCAGCGGCGCCGACGCCGCGTCGGTCGTGATGGGCACCCTCTCGTCCCGCGGCACCATCGAGCCGAAGAGTTGGTTGGTCGCCCTGTGGGGCGTCCTCACCGGGCTGGTGGCCGCGGTGCTGCTGCTCGCCGGCGGGCTGTCCGCCCTGCAGTCGCTGACCATCCTCGCCGCACTGCCGTTCCTGTTCGTGATGGTCGGCATGGTCGCCGGGCTGCTGCGCGAACTGCGCCGCGAACCGGCCGCCGCGACGATGGCCCCGGAGATCCGCGCCTTGGCCGCCGCAATCGTGCCGCCGGCGACCACAGAACCCACCAACGGTTCGCAGCCGGGTCACCGCATCCCCGGGGTCGAGGTCTAGACGAGTGATTCCCAACTCTGGGTTGAGCGGCGTGGCAGGTTGACCAGCGCAAGTAGAGAGGGCATCGATGGTCGTTTGTGAAGACAGACCTCGACACCCTCTTGACCGCACTGTACGTGCTTATCGACGACCACGTCATCCCGCCCGGCCGCAAAGGCCCGGGCCGGCCGAAGCGACTTTCCGAGGCCGAACTGGTCTGCCTGGCCGTGGCTCAGGTGCTGCTGGGCGCCCGCTCCGAGCACCACTGGCTGCGGATCTGCTACGGCCGTCTCGGGCATCTGTTTCCCTACCTGCCCAAACAGCCCGGCTACCACAAGCGGGTCAAGGCCGCCGCGCCGCTGATCTGCCGAACCACGATGTACCTGGCCGGGCTGTGCCCCACCATCGGCGACCAGCTGCGACTGCTGGACGCCACCCCGGTGCCGTGCGGCACCTCTCGGTCCACCGTGCAGCGCTCCGCGCTGGCCGAGATCGCCGGCTACGGCTACTGCGCGTCGCACTCGCGCTGGTACTGGGGCCTGAAGCTGTACCTGTTGACCACCGCCGAAGGGCTCCCGCTGGCGTGGTGCCTGGCCGACCCGAAGATCGGCGAACGCGAGATCGCCGAGGACCTGCTCGACTACGCACGCGAACTGGGCGCTCTGGCACCGGGCATGGTCGTGCTGGCCGACAAGGGCCTGGCTGGCAGGGCGATCGAACGCTACTGCGCCGAGCAGGTCGAGGTGCTACTGGCCAGGCCGGACCGCAAGGACGAACGGCGCCGTTTCGGCAACCTCGCCGGGGTCCGGCAGTGGATCGAGTCGGTCAACCAGACCCTGAAAGGCCAGCTCAACCTGGAAGGACACGGCGGGCGTACACCGGCCGGGGTGTACGCCCGCGTCGCCCAACGGCTCCTGGCCATGACCGCCGCGATCTGGCACAACTGGCGCATAAACGCCGACGTCAAACGCTCCCTGACCGCGTACGACCACTGATCCATTCGGAATCACTCGTCTAGTTAGTTTCCAGTTTCCCGGGTCAGTCGTTAGCCGGTGGGCAGTCGTCAGTCGCTCTGGAACGGTGAGGTGGTCGGGTCGTGAGCCTCTTGCGCAGGAAATCGGTCGAGCAGTCGATCCGGGACACCGAGCAGCCGGAGCACC
This region includes:
- a CDS encoding IS982 family transposase, with amino-acid sequence MKTDLDTLLTALYVLIDDHVIPPGRKGPGRPKRLSEAELVCLAVAQVLLGARSEHHWLRICYGRLGHLFPYLPKQPGYHKRVKAAAPLICRTTMYLAGLCPTIGDQLRLLDATPVPCGTSRSTVQRSALAEIAGYGYCASHSRWYWGLKLYLLTTAEGLPLAWCLADPKIGEREIAEDLLDYARELGALAPGMVVLADKGLAGRAIERYCAEQVEVLLARPDRKDERRRFGNLAGVRQWIESVNQTLKGQLNLEGHGGRTPAGVYARVAQRLLAMTAAIWHNWRINADVKRSLTAYDH